The Brassica napus cultivar Da-Ae unplaced genomic scaffold, Da-Ae ScsIHWf_2098;HRSCAF=2750, whole genome shotgun sequence region AGAGCCCATGCAGCCCAGGTCCTGTAAGAGATCCTCAAGCAATCAACGCTTAGCTCACTTGAGCAGTATTCACCAGCTCTCAAATCTGGAGACTCATGAGTCAAAGCTTCAAGACCCCAAAGGGCAATTACAGAAGCAATGTGAGTATCACCTACAAAGCTAAAAGATCCCAAAGACGAAGGACAAGCAAGCAGTCAAAAGATGCAAATCCGAATAACATAAAGCCACAACATGGCCATGGTTCagttcaacaaaacaaaagtagAGCAGGCCGAGAAAGCCgttattacaacaaaaaaaggAGAACATGAGTTCAAGAGGAAGACCCCCCAGGCCTCAAATCTATGTCCATCCCGGAAACATGGGGAACGACAGGCTCGTCCTCAAACGTAGGAACTGGAGCACCTTTGTTCTGGGCTTCCTCCAAGGCTACTGTTTTATATTGTTCCAGAGCCTTGGCCAGGTCCCATTGGTTACTCTTCTTCTGTAGCCACTCACTCATCAATTCCCACCGAGCGGTGACTCTTGCCCCATTTACGGCCATCACCATCTCGAGCCTCAAAGTTTCTATGGCCTCTTCCAGCTCCTGGTTCTTCTTGCCAATACTCAACGTATCCGCCGAAGATATTTCAGCTGTCCTCTCCATATCCTTTAGCTTGTCTTTGAGATCACGGATCTCCATCTCACGAGCTACACGCTGAGCCTTCTCCTCTGAAGCTTGACGCTTCAAATCATTTAGCTCTCCTTGGCTAACCAACGAGCTCTCAATGGACAGCCGCTCTCCAAAATGAAACAGCTGGGAGATGGTCTGCACGGAAACCACAGTCTCCCATCAGAAACCGGAATAGAAAGAGATCAAAAGCACTACAACGTACCCGAAGAAGTCCCCCTTGGAGGACCTGAACAACCTCCGATGGCTCTTCCGAAGGAAGAATGGTGCCATCTTGAGGAAACACCTGGAGGTTCAAGTTAGACAAAGCCGTAGCAAGACTTCCCACGGAATGCGCAGCCTCGGCTGATTGCTGCGAAGATCGGGTAGCCATGCCTCCACCCCTAGATTTTTGGTCTGAACCAGGGCGGAGGGTTCAATCTTCACCGTCACCACTCGACGACTGCCAGTAATCACCAAGTCGCCTCCGGATACTGTCCTGCTCGCGGAGCCCTTCTTTGCAGACATCACCTTGGCCGTTTTTTGATAGGCCGCGAAAAGATTGTTGCTAGTATTCCCCGACATGTTCCCTGCATAAAGAATCATCAGGAATCCAAACAAAGGAACATTCAAAGTTCACCAATCAAAAGACGCTTACCCCAGAGGCTGCTACGGTGTAACACGCTATCACTAAGTAAGAAAGGTACTTGACGACAATCAAGGGGAAGCTGGCTTGCTCGAACAACGGTGTCTTCTCCCTCCTGAAGAACGGGGTGCGTTCCAGCTGCAAACACAGTAAGAGGGttagaagataaaaaaaaaaaagaaaagcagtATAACCACGCGTATCCCCTAGACCTACCTATGTTGTTCCAGTGATAAGAGTGTCCAGGAAGCATCACGAAAATATATCGTTCCTGCCACTTTTTACTAAAAGCAGACCCTTTACGATCACCCTTTGAAGCACCTCCACAATAGGCGATCCGCTACAAGGATGAAGATGAAGCCGACCTTCGTTTCCGTTCAGAGGGGCCAAgtgataagaaaataaaacctCATTGATCCCGAAGGGTAACTTCTCTAGGTCACCCAGGTTCTGAATGGCCACGAGTAACCTCCAGGACGGAGGATTCAGCTGGGAAGGAGAGATCTCGAAAAAATCGCATAAACTCGCTACAAGCACGGGGATCACTCCTCTAAAGCCAATATCGAAGAAAGCCTCGTAAATGGCGATCTGCCCTGGGATGAAGCTAGAAGCCCGTTCCTCCGATGCTGGTATCCGAAGAATAATGGAGGAGGAAAGAGAATATTTCCACCACCATTCTACCAGGTCATCTTTACTCACAGAAGACGCATGACCTATCGACGGAGGAGATGCATACGCATATGGAAGGGGGGCTGCTAGGTCATACTCTGATCCCGTGCCTGGATCAGGAGAGCTGTCGGATCGAGAAACTGGAGAATCTACTCTTCTCCTCGAACCAGCCCTATTGGTCATCGAAGGTGTCGAAGAGGCAGATCATTTGGACATGGTCAATCGGTTCCTAATCGATAACTGGCGACCACAGAAAAATGAACAACTATGGGCCTAGGGAATCACGATGGCTAAGCTAGAAAGGCGTAGGCAAAGAAGGAAGTGAAAAAGTACCTGAGTAGAAGATATGGGAAAGCAAGGAGCGCAGGAATAGGGAAGAGAAGGCGGAGGAATATATACGGGAAGAAGGGAAGCCGTTGGAACTATTCCCGAGGAAGTCGTACATCTCAGCAGATCTCGGACCAcgaaattcaaaattcaaaattatttccTTTACGTAAAGGGAAGAAAATATCAGTCGAATATCTGGTATTAAAGGAAGGAATCTTCCAAAAGTAGGAAAGGTCCCTTGATCTCTCCGTCTCTTCAGCCCGCGCGTGGTTCGAATTTCAGAGCTCCAGCCTCATCATCTCCCGAAGATAAGAGAAACTACTACTAGACTCTGGTCAAACACGAAGGAACCGATCCTCACCTGGGTTCAGAATGAGTTCCGGCTTGAGTGGAACCCAGGCTAGCAAGACCAATGGAACGAGGTCCTGCCTAAGGGGAGCCTGCTGAGAATAAGCAaccccggttgacttgagtgcacaggttatttcCCGActtcgatgacgaaatcgagaaataaggggcaaactgttggggaaaaatatcccggtatcatttcctccagcctccagGCAGGACCCAGACCCTCGGGTCCCCGATAAGGGAACGCTCCAGGTCCCCGCTAGAAGGAACCCCGAGTTCGGTCCCTGGAACCGAGctcccttccaagaaatggaaaactttcgataaggagaaccttccatatttccgaatatgtaagagtttaacctaatggAACCGACTCCCAGACGACTATATAAGAgctactaaaaccctaaagcaagggaaCGACCTCTCCAAGGCTTAGAGACTAAGACTAAACGGCTAGAATTAGTGTTCTTACTAAATACCTTGTAATCTTGcttgttctatctaataaaagtctcttcaagcctatctttccattattatctAAAACCCTACGAAATATATACAAACACACCCGGTTTACCAGCCTATCCATcgttccgtagtactcacaaagagcctacaaaaaaatcccctaacacctTCTATGCGCAGCTTGATGAAAGAGTTGATCTCTGGCAAGGTAACTGGAGACAGTGAACTATTGATGGTTTCAAAAGAGTGCACTGCGGTACTTCAGAACAAGCCGATTAAGAAATTGGATAATCCAGGCAAGTTTGTTCTGTCCATACAAATTGGGAGAACCGTATTCGCTTGTTCTCTATGTGATCTGGGTTCCAGCGTCAATCTCATGCCTTACTCCGTGGAAAAACGACTGGGCTTCACAGACTTCAAGCCGACAAGAATTTCCCTGGTGTTCGCCGATAGATCAGTCAAGTCACCGGTGGGTATTCTGGAAGACCTTCATGTCCGAGTGGGTAACACGTTTGTTCCGACAGATTTTGTGGTTCTGGAGGTTGAAGAAGAACCGAGAGATCCACTCATCCTAGGTCGTCCTTTCTTGTGCATAGCTGGTGCGATCATCGATGTTCGACAAGGAAGGATTGATCTTCACCTAGGAGACATTGCgatgaagttcgaaatgaaccaATTGCTGAAGAAACCAGTGCTAGATGCGCAGACCTACACCGTTGAGGATAAAGATCAGGCGCTTATCCCTCAAGAAGGAATGATTGAGGAAATCCTGACCGACGATCCACTCGAGCTAGCCCTGATCCGTTCTAAGATAGAGCATAACGTCATGAGCGTGGACGCGGATGGCTACGACAATATGCTTGACTCTGCCAAAAGCATGGAAAGGCTTGTCGCctatctaagtctgggggagaaaGACGAGAGCAATCAGAGGGATGCCACTAGAGCAGTTGCTTCGAAAGGCGCTACTAAGCCGAACATGCAACTCGATGATCCATGGAGCGAACTGAAAGCTCCAAAGATCGAGCTTAAATCACTCCCTACGGGGCTCAGGTACGCGTTCTTAGGGCCAAATTCCACTTATCTTGTTATTGTGAACTCTGAACTGAACAATGTGGAAACAGCTAAACTTTTGTGTGTGCTAAGAAAGTACCGTAAGGCATTAGGTTATTCTCTAGCTGACATTCATGGCATTTCAcctgatctttgcatgcataGAATACATCTAGAAGATGAATCGATGACTTCTACAGAACATCAGAGGAGGTTAAATCCAAATCTTaaagatgttgtaaagaaagagataatgaaacttctaGAGAAAGGTGGAATAACTTCCATCTCTGATAGTAACTGGGTTAGCCCTGTTCATGTAGTTCCTAAGAAAGGTGGAATAACTGTCATAACAAATGAGAAGAATGAATTGATCCCTACTCGAACAGTAACTGGACATCGCATGTGCATTGATTTTCGCATATTGAATGATGCGACTCGCAAAGATCACTTTCCACTACCTttcattgatcagatgcttgaacgattggctaaccacccatactattgctttttagatggttactcaggtttctttcagatcCCTATCCACCCAGATGATCAGGAGAAGACGACGTTCACATGCCCATATGGCACGTTTGCCTATAGGAGAATGCCATTCGGCTTGTGCACTGCTCCTGTGACCTTTCAACGTTGCATGATGTCTATTTTTACTGACCTGATTGAGGTCATAATGGAAGTTTTCATGGATGACTTTAGTGTCTATGGAAGCTCCTTTTCTGTTTGCTTGAAAAACCTGTGCAGGGTGTTGCAGCGATGCGAGGAGAAGGATCTAGTGCTaaactgggagaagtgtcacttcatggtcaaagaTGGGATTGTTCTCGGGCACAAGATCTTTGAGAAGGGGATCGAGGTAGACCAAGCAAAGATTGAGGTGATGATGAGCTTGCAACCCCCAACGTCAGTCAAGGGAATCATGAGTTTCTTAGGACACGCTGGTTTTtacaggaggttcatcaagGATTTCTCAATGATCGCAAGACCACTCATGAGACTGCTCTGCAAGGACACCAAGTTCAAGTTTGATAGCGACTGCTTGACTGCCTTCCATACGATAAAAGGAGCGTTGATCAGTGTGCCGGTTGTTCAGCCTCCAGACTGGGACTTACCTTTTGAGATCATGACATATGCGAGTGATTTCGCAGTAGGAGCAGGGCTGGGACAGAGAAAAGATAAGAAACTgcatgtgatctactacgcgagcAGGACTATGGATGAAGCCCAATGCCGATATGCCACAACCGAGAAGGAGCTTTTAGCCATTGTCTATGCCTTCGAGAAATTAGGTACTACCTAGTAGGTTCTAAAGTGATAGTGCACACAGACCACGCGGCTCTGAGGTACTTGTTGACAAAGAAAGATGCCAAACCGCACCTGCTCCGATGGATCCTCCTACTCCAGGAATTCGACCTTGAGATCAAGCACAAAAAAGGCATTGAGAATGGAGTCGCCGACCATTTGTCAAGAATGAAGATCGACGAAAAGACCGCTCTTGATGACAGtctctgtaacacccccaaaCTGTTTTAGGCATAGGtcgaaccaccggccaacaatcaaacaagaacatgaccgacggcccgaccgtctaccaaggTTCAGGAGCGCTACAAGACGGGTAAAAGGGCAATCCAGCCAAAGTTACAAAAAGTGCAATTCGTAACTAGGCCAGGCtgcccactaacacgtcccgtcagaccaaagcctaaggcttctcaacccgtactccaatctgacgttgtgttagctcggacaagctaatatcagaacaacaaggcaTTTGCACAAAACATTtgctttatttatcttatataatatctggtatacaatacacaaaatattatacaagtgggggcatgccaagaaagcgaaagtacatacttatagtctgaaagcgtcttaagcaaaaagatgcaaatctacaccagccagcctagcctcccgcgaCCTCTACAAGCTcgctactggtcacctgaaacaacaacgagtgaggagtgagtaatctagcattactaagcgagttacaatccccggctaacaaatacaaccctcactatcccaccccaaacaatctaaagcgagaggttcacctaacaacacaattcaataacaataagcaatatccgaaatacgcagcggtaaacgatagcaagataactagcattatgctaattactagctcatcaccaaactcaaactcgatttaaaccagggtttaacaacccaaaacatgatataatatatataacaaactcgggcTCTGGTTACGttatgttcctccttcactatcggcaatatcctatcttcctaccaaaaaggccaaaagaaggaactttcaaccgaccgcggcccacagtccttcgggtcaccgcgcgacagcccacagtccttcgggtcactgccacattacaccatcgtgtaatcactcaggcataggccatgaccccgtctatctgagtcttcccgttccagcgaataaggggtttccttgaacccgccgggtacgaggtctgaaggaacactaactcaccccaatatgcctagcattgtgggttacacaaatgttATCggccaatatatgattaatactaaacccgattaaaaaaaaacaaggttcctagtattgATCTCCACACAATCAACACATTtcacctcaaacatgcctagcattgtgggttacacaaatgctatatggccaatatatgattaatactaaactcggtaaaataacacaaggttcttagtattaatcgcaaattaacacaatcaatcatattccagaatctagcataaaactaattccagaatacctaactatccacaagtTAGCGACATCATCTAAGCATTCcacattcgctaactaaccaatcaacctaaccattagcatgctactacggttctcaagcaataactaagcatgctatTAACTCAATCAACCAAACCTCaactattaactaatcaaaccgttactcagttagacccggcctcctgccatgatcaaacttccaagtaacgggaccctgcatgaaaacaactcagcaatcaattgattataactcacagtttttggttgaccgtggccttgaccccaaacccgacttctgcgatccgaacccttCGTCGACCTTCTCAAGTAGACCCACGTCTAGACTGATCTTGAACTGGTATCCACTAGAACTGATCTATCTTCACTTGAACAGAACCTTCTCCAGGTGCTGATTCAAAATCGGCagagtaactgttctcgaaaactgcctaaatcgctcgaaaactgcctaaatcgctcgaaaactatcgaaactcgatctttctttctttgctttctctctcacgttttgaaCTGACTTTGATGTGTTCTGGATGAGGAGAAATGGGAGGGGTCGTGGGCTATTTATAGTAatcagcaaccaatcagaaacaagccgtgtggcagcccgtgtgtcgcttcgcatggctccggacgcatgcgcggcgacatctcgtgctccacatggctggttGCATGAACTGCTCACATGCAGTGTGACACCACGCCCTCTACCTTTCTGGATGCATGGCCTGGCTCCATGCAAGGAGACACCACGTCCTCCACATGTCTGGCCGCATGGCCTTGTCGCATGCATCGCAACACCTCGTGCtttggccgatccacctcgtgctccacatgtctactTGCATGTACAGGTTTCATGTACTGCAACACCTCATGCTTTCCTTGACACACATACTCCCAGGAGCTtgccaccacgtcctgaacacacacacatctagccacctcgagcttctcggtcaatTGTCTGATATCGgccttccggtgaattttcgtcccgcgatcaatctcaaatatttttctacgcccATTCTGATGctctgagtatttttaataaactccaaatgAATCCTGACCTGAgagaaaatatttcccgagtttccggcttcttcgaaaaattccataataccgaaatttagggtttttcgcccaatttccggtcttcctgttgtgcttccaaaagtgtCATGATTCAAACGTCTTTTGAATAAATCTaccacattgtctaaccattgtCTAGTGACATACTTGACTCATGTTTCAGGCAAGAACAATATGATCatccgcgactcgaccacccaaaagatactcgaccattcttttttttttatgggtttctactcccccccccccccccccccccccttaacAAAATTCATCCTCGAATTCTAAGGTTCTGAGGGGCCTCCTTCTTCCATCACAGCATCCTCTCAGAAGAACTCAGGGTGATCGGTTTTATATCGTGCTTCATCTTCCCAAGTAACATGAATCCTGTTTTGTCTTCCCCAGAACACTTGTACTTGAGCAATCTCACGATTCTTCAGCTTCCGAATACGCCGTTCTCCCAATCTGATGGGTCCTTCCAGATACGTAAGGTTTGTCCTCAACTCCTCTAGTCTCTCGGGTTCAACAGTACTTGGATCCCGTATATGTTTCCGAAGCATGGAAACATGAAATACATGATGTAGACGCATATCATCTGGCAAATCCAAACGGTAAGCTACCTCACCAACTTTCCTGATGATCTTGTACGGGCCAATGAACCTGAGCGCAAGTTTCCCGACCTTGCCAAATCTGTCATTCCCTTTCTGTGCAGTAACCTTCAAATAGACCCAATCTCATATCTCGaaagttacctctcttcttgaCTGGTCTGCGTACTTCTTCTGACCGTCCTGAGCCTTCTTCATGTTGGCCTGAATGGTCTCCAGCTAAATCATGGTCTCCTGAACGATAGGTgacccaaacattcttctttcgCCCACTTTCGTCCAACACATAGGCGTTTTGCATGGCCTTCCGTATAACgcttcataaggtgacatcCCTATGTTCGAATGATTACTGTTGTTATATGAGAACTCGACCAATGGTAAATGCTTCTCCCAAGTTCCTGCCCAATCGAGAATACACATCCGAAGCATGTCCTCGATGGTCCGAATGGTTCTCTCCGTTTGGCCATCTGTTTCTGGATGGAACGCCGTACTTCTGAATAGTTTAGTTCCCAAGGCTTCTTGCAGTGCTTCCCATAATGATGCCGTGAACCTTGGATCGCGATCTGAGACGATGTCTGAGGGTACACCATGTAACTTCACAATTTGGTCGATGTACAGCTCGGCCAACACTTCAACTTTATCAGTGTCCCGCATAGGCAACAAGTGTGTAACCATGGTTAACCTATCCACAATCACCCATATCGAGTTGTTCGATCTACCTGGAGCAGTGGGTAATCCagtgatgaaatccatggaaaTAGAGTCCTATTTCCATTGAGGTATCGGAAGACTCTGCAATAATCTTCCTGGAACTTGATGTTCGACCttgacttgttgacaagttgcacactgcGCGACACATTGCGCTACTGATCTCTTCATTCCCGGCCAATGATAGTATCTTCTCACGTCTCGGTACATCTTCGAACTTCCAGTATAGATACTAAGTAAAGAATGATGAGAAATCCTTAGTATCTCATCTCTCAGCCCTTGTCCTTTAGGAACCGTGATCCTCCAATTAATTAGCAAGGTTCCATCCTCCGCCAAGTAGTATCCAGCACTATTTGGCCCGCCTTGTCCTTTGAGTTCCTCAGCAATCTTCAATAGCTTCTCATCCTTAAGTTGTTCTTCTCGAATTCTCTGAATCAAGCTGGCCTGGTTCACCGCTTGAAGTCCCAATGGCTCGCTCGCTTGCCCTTCCAAAATGACCAACTTTACTTGTTTCAACTCTTGGTTCAATAGCTCAacttctttctctaaatctgcGTCCAACTTTCTTCAACTTAAGGAGTCCGCAACAACATTTGCTTTGCCAGGATGGTAGTGAATCCTTATGTCGTAGtctgccacaaactccatccacctacgCTGGCGCAGGTTGAGATCTGGCTGAGTGAAGAGGTATTTAAGACTTTGATGGTCCGTGTAtatctccacttcttctccatACAAATAAGATCTCCAAATTCGCAAAGCGAACACCACGGCCGCTAACTCCAAGTCATGTGTACTGTAGTTATCATCATGCTTCCGTAGTTGTCGTGAAGCATATGCAATGATTCCCCCATCTTGCATAAGAACACAACCTAACCCAACTCGTGAAGCATCCGTGTAAACCGTGTAAGGTTTACCTTGCTCGGACAAAGCAAACACATATGCGGTCGTGAGAgcttccttcaacttcttgaaaGCCTTCTCGGTTTCTTCCACCCATAAGAAAGGAATGCCTTTACCGGTAAGTTTAGTTAAATACTTTGCAATGGAGAAAAAGTCCTTAACAAACTTCTGATAATAGTCCGCAAGTCCGAGAAAACTCCTTACTTTCGTCACAGTGGTAGGTCGAGGCCATTCCGGTATGGCTTGGACCTTTTCTGGATCAGCAGCCACGCCCTCTCCTGATACTATGTGACCCAGAaatcctatctctctcttccaaaACGAGCACTTGCTGAACTTGCCAAATAGCTTCTGATTCCGTAACCTCCCCATAACCAGTCTCATATGCtctttgtgctcctccttacTTCTCGAATACACCAGGATGTcattaatgaaaatgatcacgAACTTGTCGAGGTAGTCGTGAAACACTTCATTCATCAAACGCATGAAAGCCGCAGGTGCATTTGTGAGACCAAAGGGAATAACTACAAACTCGTACTGCCCATACCTCGTCCGAAACGCCGTCTTCATGATGTCTGACTTGGCAATAGGAATTTGGTGATACCCTGATGCCAAATCAGTCTTCGAAAACCAACTAGCTCCCTTTAGTTGGTCTAACAACTCGTCTATCCTCGGAAGAGGATACTTATCTTTTATCGTGATGTTGTTGATACCACGATAATCGATACACAATCTCATGATTCCGTCCTTCTTTTTTCACAAATAGCACAAGAGCTCCCCCGTGGTGAAGAGCTCGATCGGATGAATCCCTTTTACAATAgatcttccaattgcttctttagctcagcCAACTCCGCTAGTTTCATCCGATATGGTGCCTTAGCTATAGGTTTTGCTTCAGGCTCCAAAGTAATGGTAAAGGGATTACTCCGAGGTGGAGGTAATTCCTTTAGTGGTGCAAAGATATCCTCAAACTCTTGGACCACTTCTATGTCTTCGACCTTAACATCATCATTAGTGGCTCCTCCACTAACCGATAAGGTCGCCAAATATACTTCCCCATcttgaaacaaatcttgtacTCTCATTGCTGCTACCAAAGACACGGTCATACTAGGACTGATTCCATAGTATACCATCTCTGGTCGTTTACCTCTGCCAAACAACAACCTTCCCTTTCCACAGTCGATCTGAACTCTGTAACTCGATaaccaatccattccaaggatTACTTCGTACCCTTTCAAAGGCACGACTAACAGATCTGCCACAAATTCTTTCTCTTGAATGACCAATGGAACATTCTTGATACATTGATCTGCTTGTAGGATTCGGTCTGC contains the following coding sequences:
- the LOC125600025 gene encoding uncharacterized protein LOC125600025, yielding MKKAQDGQKKYADQSRREKGNDRFGKVGKLALRFIGPYKIIRKVGEVAYRLDLPDDMRLHHVFHVSMLRKHIRDPSTVEPERLEELRTNLTYLEGPIRLGERRIRKLKNREIAQVQVFWGRQNRIHVTWEDEARYKTDHPEFF